From a single Populus nigra chromosome 18, ddPopNigr1.1, whole genome shotgun sequence genomic region:
- the LOC133678184 gene encoding ACT domain-containing protein ACR6-like, protein MDDRDGDDDAYAKLVRRMNSPRVVIENDVCEHATVIQVDTVYRQGTLLEVVQALADLNLVITKAYMSSDGAWFMNVFHVTDDGGNKIRDEGILNCIEKALETDAYMVKSMGKMLLSKEHTLVELTGTDRPGLLSEVCAVLTDLSCNVVNAEIWAHNARAAAVIHVTDQSTGTAIEDPRQLSLIKELLYNVLKGLGDYRTPTVSISSPGEIHIGRRLHQMMFAARDFERPLSEDDNSVRPSVTVSDCPDRDYTVVTARSIDRPKLLFDTVCTLTDMQYLVFHGTVNTSSDEAYQEYYIRHVDGLPVSSEAERQRVMECIQAAIERRATEGLHLELFTDDHFGLISDITRILRENGLCPKRAEISTKNGKAKHNFIVTDVSGNPVQPKTIYLIRQQMGQPVIQMKGNFKYVSEISPAETKKFPLWELFQMPRFPKFWTHQIPFIICLWFADIAKTAEQIVA, encoded by the exons ATGGATGAccgtgatggtgatgatgatgcatATGCAAAGCTTGTAAGGAGAATGAACTCTCCAAG AGTTGTGATTGAAAATGATGTTTGTGAGCATGCCACAGTCATTCAG gtGGATACTGTCTACAGGCAAGGTACTCTACTTGAAGTTGTTCAAGCTCTCGCAGACCTAAACCTTGTAATAACAAAAGCGTACATGTCTTCTGATGGAGCGTGGTTCATGAATG TGTTTCATGTGACTGATGATGGTGGAAACAAAATTAGAGATGAAGGCATCCTCAATTGCATAGAGAAG GCTCTTGAGACTGATGCATATATGGTTAAATCAATGGGGAAGATGCTTCTTTCTAAAGAGCATACTTTAGTTGAACTGACCGGCACTGACCGGCCTGGTTTGCTGTCAGAAGTATGTGCAGTGCTGACTGACCTGAGTTGCAATGTCGTCAATGCGGAGATTTGGGCACACAATGCAAGAGCAGCAGCAGTCATACACGTTACAGACCAGTCAACTGGAACTGCAATTGAAGACCCGAGGCAGCTTTCCCTGATAAAGGAACTTCTTTATAATGTCCTGAAAGGTCTAGGCGATTATAGGACGCCAACAGTGTCCATTTCTTCTCCTGGGGAAATACATATAGGGAGAAGGTTGCACCAGATGATGTTTGCTGCCAGGGATTTTGAAAGGCCTCTCAGCGAGGATGACAATAGCGTGAGGCCATCCGTAACAGTATCTGACTGTCCCGATAGAGACTACACTGTTGTTACAGCGAGGTCCATCGACCGGCCAAAGCTATTGTTTGACACCGTGTGCACTCTAACAGACATGCAATATCTGGTGTTCCATGGAACAGTCAATACTAGCAGCGATGAAGCTTATCAG GAATACTATATCAGACATGTCGATGGACTCCCTGTGAGCTCAGAAGCAGAGCGACAACGTGTCATGGAGTGTATTCAGGCAGCCATTGAAAGGCGAGCAACAGAG GGACTACATCTTGAGCTGTTCACAGATGATCATTTTGGACTTATCTCAGATATTACAAGGATACTTCGTGAGAACGGTTTATGCCCCAAAAGGGCAGAAATTTCGACAAAGAATGGGAAggcaaaacataattttattgtcACAGATGTGTCTGGCAACCCTGTTCAACCCAAAACTATCTATTTGATCCGGCAGCAAATGGGACAGCCCGTGATACAGATGAAAGGGAATTTTAAGTATGTCTCCGAAATTTCCCCAGCAGAAACCAAGAAGTTTCCTCTTTGGGAGCTTTTTCAAATGCCCAGGTTTCCAAAATTTTGGACTCATCAAATCCCATTCATAATATGCTTATGGTTTGCAGACATTGCAAAAACGGCAGAACAAATTGTTGCTTAA